One segment of Methylocella silvestris BL2 DNA contains the following:
- a CDS encoding rhodanese-like domain-containing protein, translated as MALTLDKVENISLEELKQGLADGSILLVDVREPNEFAAGHIPGSTLNPLQSFDPSRLPRAEGKRVVLSCRSGKRSLTALDLARRAGRDDVGAHYPGGFQEWAQRGEKVEF; from the coding sequence ATGGCGCTTACGCTGGATAAAGTCGAAAATATCTCGCTCGAGGAATTGAAGCAGGGGCTGGCCGATGGCTCGATCCTGCTTGTCGATGTGCGCGAGCCGAATGAATTTGCCGCCGGACATATCCCCGGCTCGACGCTCAATCCTTTGCAAAGCTTCGACCCGTCGCGGCTGCCGCGAGCAGAGGGCAAGCGCGTCGTGCTGTCCTGCCGCTCCGGCAAGCGCTCGCTGACGGCGCTGGACCTTGCCCGCCGGGCCGGACGCGACGACGTCGGCGCCCATTATCCTGGCGGATTTCAGGAATGGGCCCAGCGCGGCGAGAAGGTCGAGTTTTGA
- the mobA gene encoding molybdenum cofactor guanylyltransferase MobA, with translation MTEKCIGVLLAGGLARRMGGGDKALQEVAGTTILDRMIAALSPQCSGLILNANGDPGRLKAYGLPIVGDDPPDFKGPLAGVLAGLDWIAANAPGTSFALSAPTDAPFLPHDLVARLFAARRAEGAEIACARSGGREHSVIALWPVAIRQDLRHALFCEDLRKVGFFLRRHAVAYADWEIEPFDPFFNANAPDDLRIAEEIAMRPAASGKIL, from the coding sequence GTGACGGAAAAATGCATCGGCGTGCTTCTCGCTGGCGGTCTCGCCCGGCGCATGGGCGGAGGCGACAAGGCGTTGCAAGAGGTCGCAGGAACGACGATCCTTGACCGCATGATCGCGGCGTTGTCGCCGCAGTGTTCGGGGCTGATCCTCAACGCCAATGGCGATCCAGGGCGCCTTAAGGCCTATGGGCTGCCGATCGTCGGCGACGATCCGCCCGATTTCAAAGGCCCGCTCGCCGGCGTTTTGGCGGGGCTCGACTGGATCGCCGCCAACGCTCCGGGAACCTCCTTCGCGCTCAGCGCGCCAACCGACGCGCCCTTTCTGCCGCATGATCTTGTCGCAAGGCTTTTCGCAGCGCGGCGCGCGGAAGGCGCCGAAATCGCCTGCGCGCGTTCAGGCGGACGGGAGCATTCCGTCATCGCGCTTTGGCCGGTGGCGATCCGGCAGGATCTGCGTCACGCGCTTTTTTGCGAAGACCTGCGAAAGGTCGGCTTTTTTCTCAGGCGCCACGCGGTCGCCTACGCCGATTGGGAGATCGAGCCCTTCGATCCCTTCTTCAACGCCAATGCGCCCGACGATCTTCGGATCGCCGAAGAGATCGCCATGCGCCCGGCCGCCAGCGGAAAAATTCTATAG
- a CDS encoding TIGR01459 family HAD-type hydrolase, whose amino-acid sequence MPRLIAGLSEIANSYDVILSDIWGVVHNGAAAFAGAADALGRFRTRGGAVVLITNSPAPSRIVTAQLDDLGFPSSAYDAVVSSGDVTVSLLIERRGQSLFHIGAPQETGLFEEVAARDGQAPRFAPIANADFVLCTGFIDFFSETPEDYDERLKLIFARKLDFLCANPDLVVEVDGVLSYCAGAIAERYERLGGNVIQAGKPFAPIYDRALALAGEARGAPVERSRVLAIGDAMRTDIRGAVKQGFDSILVTSGIHREALHGEAEHAAIDAAALRQFVQDFGLRPSAAIAKLVW is encoded by the coding sequence GTGCCTCGTCTGATCGCGGGCCTGAGCGAGATCGCCAACAGCTATGATGTCATCCTCAGCGATATCTGGGGCGTCGTGCATAATGGCGCTGCAGCCTTCGCCGGCGCGGCGGACGCGCTTGGCCGCTTTCGCACCAGGGGCGGCGCTGTGGTTCTGATCACCAATTCGCCCGCCCCCAGCCGGATCGTCACGGCCCAGCTCGACGATCTTGGATTTCCCTCCAGCGCCTATGACGCCGTCGTTTCCTCGGGAGACGTCACCGTCAGCCTGTTGATCGAGCGGCGCGGTCAAAGCCTGTTCCATATCGGCGCGCCGCAGGAAACGGGCCTGTTCGAGGAAGTCGCAGCGCGCGACGGCCAAGCGCCGCGGTTTGCGCCGATCGCCAACGCCGACTTCGTCCTCTGCACCGGTTTCATCGATTTCTTTAGCGAGACGCCGGAAGACTACGACGAGCGGTTGAAGCTTATCTTTGCGCGAAAACTTGATTTTCTCTGCGCCAATCCGGATCTCGTGGTCGAGGTCGATGGCGTCCTCTCCTATTGCGCCGGAGCGATCGCCGAACGTTATGAGCGTCTCGGCGGCAATGTGATTCAGGCGGGAAAACCCTTTGCGCCGATCTATGATCGCGCGCTGGCTCTCGCGGGCGAAGCGCGCGGCGCCCCGGTCGAACGCTCACGAGTCCTCGCCATCGGCGACGCCATGCGCACGGACATCCGGGGCGCTGTGAAGCAGGGCTTCGACAGCATTCTCGTCACCTCAGGGATTCATCGCGAGGCGTTGCATGGAGAGGCCGAGCACGCGGCCATCGACGCCGCCGCCCTGCGCCAGTTCGTGCAGGATTTTGGCCTACGCCCCAGCGCCGCAATCGCCAAACTTGTGTGGTAA
- a CDS encoding bifunctional riboflavin kinase/FAD synthetase, translating to MTQTHGDKRFILAIDPQSPPEGLESAVVAIGNFDGVHLGHLAVIRRAEALAARLDRPCAVLTFEPHPSDFFQRGRAVFRLSPMQAKARSLKRLGVDGMIVVPFNEALAALPAGHFIEEVLLRRLGVSAVVAGYDFHFGAGRSGTPAFLREAGARLGFSVEIVGRVNAEGAGSAGGDAPTPASSTAIRAALEVGDAAEAARLLGRPYSIVGEVLAGQKLGRELGFPTANIRPDPTCRLRHGIYAVRVDIGGVLHDGVASFGRRPTVDNGEALLEAHVFDFSGDLYGQTLEVFFVGWIRPEEKFASLDALKAQIAADAAKARQMLRASSSP from the coding sequence TTGACCCAAACGCATGGCGACAAACGCTTCATCCTCGCGATCGACCCGCAAAGCCCGCCCGAGGGACTTGAGAGCGCCGTCGTCGCAATCGGCAATTTCGATGGCGTGCATCTTGGCCATCTGGCTGTGATTCGCCGCGCCGAAGCGCTTGCCGCCCGGCTCGACCGGCCTTGCGCGGTGCTGACCTTCGAGCCGCATCCGTCCGATTTTTTCCAGCGCGGGCGCGCCGTGTTCCGCCTGTCGCCGATGCAGGCCAAGGCGCGGTCGCTGAAGCGTCTTGGCGTCGACGGGATGATCGTCGTTCCTTTCAACGAGGCGCTCGCCGCCCTGCCCGCCGGGCATTTCATCGAAGAAGTGCTGCTGCGGCGCCTCGGCGTCAGTGCCGTCGTTGCGGGCTATGATTTTCATTTCGGCGCCGGCCGCTCCGGCACGCCGGCCTTTTTGCGCGAGGCCGGCGCGCGGCTCGGCTTTTCCGTCGAGATCGTCGGGCGCGTCAATGCCGAGGGGGCCGGCTCGGCCGGCGGCGATGCGCCAACGCCTGCCTCCTCCACCGCAATCCGCGCGGCGCTGGAAGTTGGCGACGCCGCAGAGGCCGCCCGTCTGCTCGGGCGCCCCTATTCGATCGTCGGCGAGGTGCTGGCGGGCCAGAAACTTGGACGCGAGCTTGGCTTTCCGACCGCCAACATTCGGCCGGATCCGACCTGCCGGCTGCGTCACGGCATTTACGCCGTGCGGGTGGACATCGGCGGCGTCCTGCATGATGGCGTCGCGAGCTTCGGTCGCCGTCCGACCGTCGACAATGGCGAGGCGCTGCTCGAGGCGCATGTCTTCGATTTTTCCGGCGATCTTTATGGCCAGACGCTGGAAGTGTTTTTTGTCGGCTGGATCAGGCCGGAGGAGAAATTCGCCTCCCTGGACGCGCTGAAGGCGCAGATCGCGGCGGATGCCGCGAAGGCGCGGCAGATGCTGCGCGCCTCATCCTCGCCTTGA
- a CDS encoding 2-isopropylmalate synthase, with protein MTDPASPSRFESARNSESVVIFDTTLRDGEQSPGATMYLEDKLQVAEVLDHMGVDIIEAGFPIASEGDFEAVSAIAERTKNAVIAGLARAIEGDIARCGEAVRKARRPRIHTFVSTSPIHLQHQMNKSEAQVLEIIARTVTQARNLVDDVEWSAMDATRTPIDYLCRCVEAAIRAGATTINLPDTVGYALPEEYEAMFRQIRERVPDADKAVFSVHCHDDLGLAVANSLAGVRGGARQVECTINGLGERAGNAALEEVVMALKTRGDSLPYHTEIDSTLLTRASKLVSAVSSSPVQFNKAIVGRNAFAHESGIHQDGMLKNAQTYEIMTPASVGVSKTSLVMGKHSGRHAFKDKLRELGYELADNALHDAFVRFKDLADRKKVVYDEDLMALVDDEIVHAHDRIKLVDLTVFAGTKGPQSAALTLDIDGTHVTHQATGNGPVDAIFNAIQALVPHGAVLELFQVHAVTKGTDAQAEVSVRLAEDGKTVTAKGADPDTLVAAAKAYIASLNKLMMKRGKSQRDALAG; from the coding sequence ATGACAGACCCCGCCTCCCCGTCGCGCTTCGAGTCCGCGCGAAATTCCGAATCCGTCGTCATCTTCGACACCACCTTGCGCGACGGCGAGCAATCGCCCGGCGCGACCATGTATCTTGAAGACAAGCTGCAGGTCGCCGAAGTGCTCGACCATATGGGCGTCGACATCATCGAAGCCGGATTCCCAATCGCCTCCGAAGGCGATTTTGAGGCTGTCTCAGCCATTGCGGAACGCACCAAAAACGCCGTGATCGCCGGGCTCGCCCGCGCTATCGAAGGCGACATCGCCCGCTGCGGCGAAGCGGTCCGCAAAGCGCGCCGGCCGCGTATTCATACTTTCGTCTCGACCTCGCCGATTCATCTTCAGCATCAGATGAACAAGAGCGAGGCCCAGGTGCTCGAGATCATCGCCCGGACGGTGACGCAAGCGCGCAATCTCGTGGACGACGTCGAATGGTCGGCGATGGACGCGACGCGCACCCCGATCGACTATCTCTGCCGCTGCGTCGAGGCGGCCATCCGCGCCGGCGCCACGACGATCAATCTGCCGGACACCGTCGGCTACGCCTTGCCCGAAGAATATGAGGCGATGTTCCGCCAAATCCGTGAGCGCGTGCCGGACGCCGACAAGGCTGTGTTTTCGGTGCATTGCCACGACGATCTCGGGCTCGCCGTCGCCAATTCGCTGGCGGGCGTGCGCGGCGGCGCGCGCCAGGTCGAATGCACCATCAACGGTCTTGGCGAACGCGCAGGCAACGCCGCGCTCGAAGAAGTCGTCATGGCGCTGAAGACGCGCGGCGATTCGCTGCCCTATCACACGGAAATCGATTCAACCCTGCTGACTCGGGCCTCGAAGCTGGTGTCGGCGGTGAGTTCGTCGCCGGTGCAGTTCAACAAGGCGATCGTCGGCCGCAACGCCTTCGCCCATGAGAGCGGCATCCATCAGGACGGGATGCTCAAGAACGCCCAGACCTATGAGATCATGACCCCGGCCAGCGTCGGCGTCAGCAAGACCTCCCTGGTGATGGGCAAGCACTCCGGCCGCCACGCCTTCAAGGACAAGCTGCGCGAGCTTGGCTATGAGCTCGCCGACAACGCCCTGCACGACGCCTTCGTGCGCTTCAAGGATCTCGCCGACCGCAAGAAGGTCGTCTACGACGAGGATTTGATGGCGCTCGTCGACGATGAAATCGTGCATGCGCATGACCGCATCAAGCTCGTCGACCTCACCGTTTTCGCCGGGACCAAGGGACCGCAGTCGGCGGCGCTGACCCTCGACATCGACGGAACGCATGTGACGCATCAGGCGACCGGCAACGGCCCGGTCGATGCGATCTTTAACGCCATCCAGGCGCTGGTGCCGCATGGGGCCGTGCTCGAACTGTTTCAGGTTCACGCGGTCACCAAGGGAACCGACGCGCAGGCGGAGGTTTCGGTGCGGCTCGCCGAGGACGGCAAGACGGTGACGGCCAAGGGCGCCGACCCCGACACGCTGGTCGCCGCGGCGAAGGCCTATATCGCCTCTCTGAACAAGCTGATGATGAAGCGCGGCAAGTCGCAGCGGGACGCGCTCGCCGGATGA
- a CDS encoding carboxylesterase/lipase family protein: MSRILELRRGLRSRGDKSRSSVKARAVFTIAAAALALAAPAQAKAGPLRVDTVEGPVKGFVKDGVAEFLGVPYAAPPVGNLRWTPPKKHAPWTRVLQATSFGPQCAQVTTLGLFAGPANNNEDCLYLNVFSPNLNPTGKGKLPVIVWIHGGGNIDGASDGYDGAKLASQGDAVVVTINYRLGVLGFMAHPALDAEGHPFANYGILDQQAALQWVKRNIASFGGDKNNVTLGGQSAGSLDTQVNMVSPAAAGLFHRAIWESGVQEPAPLPFAEQSGTSFAVAAGCGSGSDAATAKCLRSLTVAQIMKVQGTESASFYPTGNGIVADGQIIPSNGIKAQFASGQFNHVPVMSGSTHDEGNFGLAITEYYKKPRVAFTADDFKSFVTATYTGNSGPAGSPPPYPAGTVDKVLARYPLDAYPTPQLAMDAVATQGAAFFACPTRQILKSIANQVPVYAYEFNDQTAPFYFPKMPGFQPLAYHTADIQYLFPLWHGGADGIPHELNNKQQALSDKLVKAWTNFAWTGNPNGQGNSPWPRYVLQPNKSFYLSENIPTLSTISDAQYAAENKCDLWDTVLK, translated from the coding sequence ATGTCCCGTATTTTAGAGCTGCGGCGTGGTCTTCGCTCGCGCGGAGACAAGTCGCGATCTTCCGTGAAGGCGCGAGCAGTATTCACTATTGCCGCTGCGGCGTTAGCGCTAGCCGCGCCGGCTCAAGCCAAAGCCGGACCGCTCCGCGTCGACACTGTGGAGGGACCGGTCAAAGGGTTCGTCAAGGACGGCGTCGCCGAATTTCTTGGTGTTCCCTACGCCGCGCCGCCGGTCGGAAATCTACGCTGGACGCCTCCCAAAAAGCATGCGCCTTGGACGAGGGTTCTGCAAGCGACGAGCTTCGGCCCTCAATGCGCTCAGGTTACGACGCTGGGTTTGTTTGCGGGGCCGGCAAACAACAATGAGGACTGTCTCTACCTGAATGTCTTCTCTCCGAACCTTAATCCCACAGGAAAAGGAAAGCTTCCCGTTATCGTCTGGATTCACGGGGGCGGCAATATCGACGGCGCGAGCGATGGCTACGACGGCGCGAAGCTCGCCTCACAGGGCGACGCTGTTGTCGTCACCATCAATTATCGACTCGGCGTATTGGGCTTCATGGCGCATCCCGCGCTTGACGCCGAAGGGCATCCTTTCGCCAACTACGGCATCCTCGACCAGCAGGCGGCGTTGCAATGGGTCAAGCGCAACATCGCCAGCTTCGGCGGCGACAAAAATAATGTGACGCTTGGCGGCCAGTCGGCCGGCTCCCTCGATACGCAGGTCAACATGGTGTCGCCGGCCGCTGCGGGTCTTTTCCACCGAGCCATCTGGGAAAGCGGCGTTCAGGAGCCGGCGCCGTTGCCCTTCGCCGAGCAAAGCGGAACGTCCTTCGCCGTCGCCGCCGGCTGCGGATCCGGTTCCGACGCGGCAACCGCCAAATGCCTCCGCAGTTTGACCGTTGCGCAGATCATGAAAGTGCAAGGGACTGAAAGCGCCAGCTTCTATCCCACCGGCAATGGCATCGTCGCGGACGGCCAGATCATTCCGTCCAATGGCATCAAGGCTCAGTTCGCCAGCGGTCAATTCAATCATGTGCCGGTCATGAGCGGCTCAACGCATGACGAAGGCAATTTTGGCTTGGCGATTACGGAATATTACAAGAAGCCTCGCGTGGCGTTTACGGCGGACGACTTCAAGAGTTTTGTCACGGCGACTTACACCGGTAACTCAGGACCCGCCGGTTCGCCGCCGCCCTATCCGGCGGGCACCGTCGACAAAGTGTTGGCCCGCTATCCACTTGACGCCTACCCGACGCCACAACTCGCCATGGACGCGGTCGCGACGCAAGGCGCGGCGTTTTTCGCCTGTCCGACGCGGCAAATTCTGAAGTCCATTGCCAATCAGGTGCCCGTCTACGCCTATGAATTCAACGATCAGACGGCTCCTTTCTATTTCCCCAAGATGCCAGGCTTTCAGCCTCTCGCCTATCATACCGCCGATATCCAATATTTATTTCCTCTCTGGCATGGCGGCGCGGATGGCATTCCGCATGAGCTCAACAACAAGCAGCAGGCGCTCTCGGACAAGCTCGTAAAGGCGTGGACGAACTTCGCTTGGACGGGCAATCCCAACGGGCAAGGAAACAGCCCGTGGCCGCGTTACGTTCTTCAGCCCAATAAATCATTCTACTTGTCCGAGAATATCCCTACGCTGTCGACGATTTCCGACGCGCAATACGCCGCCGAGAACAAGTGCGACTTGTGGGACACAGTCCTGAAGTAG
- a CDS encoding alpha/beta hydrolase, whose translation MWHGGGQSGKTWESTTDGREGYQSIFLRRNFTVHIIDQPRRGRAGNSTQPATLTATPGDQDLFVAWRLGIWPNFYPNTKFPRGADALDQFFRQFTVDTGPSDRAVVTDGAAALFAKIGPAVLLTHSASGVLGWVTATKSANVRAIYAYEPTDYVFPDTELPNPIGTGVAQISPNPVPMSDFLKLTKIPIRMQYSDGIPPTSSPYPRVQTWINRIAMGRLMVKAINKHGGNASLLHLPDIGIFGNTHFSFADVNNIQIADILSDYLQRQGLDRY comes from the coding sequence ATGTGGCATGGCGGCGGCCAGAGCGGCAAGACTTGGGAGTCTACGACCGATGGTCGCGAGGGGTATCAATCGATCTTTCTGAGACGAAACTTCACCGTGCACATCATTGATCAGCCGCGACGCGGGCGCGCCGGCAACAGCACGCAACCGGCCACATTGACTGCGACCCCCGGCGACCAGGATCTATTCGTCGCATGGCGGCTTGGCATCTGGCCGAATTTTTATCCGAATACCAAATTCCCCAGAGGCGCCGACGCGCTCGATCAGTTCTTTCGGCAGTTTACGGTCGATACAGGACCTTCCGACAGAGCTGTCGTGACCGACGGCGCCGCGGCGCTGTTCGCGAAGATAGGACCAGCGGTATTGCTGACGCATTCGGCGAGCGGCGTGCTCGGTTGGGTCACCGCGACCAAAAGCGCCAACGTTCGTGCAATTTATGCCTATGAGCCGACCGATTATGTCTTCCCGGATACCGAACTGCCCAATCCGATTGGAACCGGCGTCGCGCAGATCTCTCCAAACCCAGTGCCTATGTCGGATTTTTTAAAGCTCACGAAAATACCCATTCGGATGCAATATTCGGACGGAATTCCTCCTACGTCCAGCCCATATCCGCGCGTGCAGACCTGGATTAACCGGATCGCCATGGGTCGCCTCATGGTCAAGGCGATCAACAAGCATGGCGGCAATGCGTCTCTCCTGCATTTGCCGGACATCGGCATATTCGGCAACACGCATTTCTCGTTTGCAGACGTCAACAATATTCAGATCGCCGATATTTTGTCCGACTATCTACAGCGGCAAGGCCTGGATCGATACTGA
- a CDS encoding lysophospholipase, translating into MSIRRKPGARCAFLAAAILGLTAPSQGDAQTKLPRNTFESALVLQDEGTFFVNGKVVTTAFPDAPATGAPTPGKIMIDQMYVHYRIPIFAKKYPIIMVHGGGLTGQTYETTPDGREGWATYFARNGYSVYVVDFPGRGRAGFDPSIINQAKLENNASLLPAIRRTTEEAAWTTFRFGPALGVTYPGLQYPVKNVDGFDAQGVPYTEVTLQGGALTQGPQALVALLDQLGPAILLVHSQSGPFADAVVGLRPDLVKAVVNIEGNQLTIPTAQQIAAYRGVPDIELFGDNVIGNPASTGQDRLNGRTAVSKAINAAGGRSEVVQLPMVGLHGNCHMMMQDKNNLKVADYLMKWLKKNVKFGRNG; encoded by the coding sequence ATGTCCATTCGCCGCAAGCCAGGGGCGCGCTGCGCGTTTCTTGCCGCCGCTATCCTTGGTCTGACCGCGCCATCTCAAGGCGATGCGCAAACGAAGCTTCCCCGAAATACCTTCGAATCCGCTCTCGTCCTGCAGGACGAAGGCACGTTCTTTGTGAACGGAAAAGTCGTCACCACGGCTTTCCCGGACGCGCCGGCGACGGGAGCGCCGACGCCCGGGAAGATTATGATCGATCAAATGTATGTTCACTACAGAATACCTATCTTCGCCAAAAAATATCCGATCATTATGGTTCATGGCGGCGGCCTCACCGGCCAGACCTATGAAACGACTCCGGACGGACGCGAGGGATGGGCGACCTATTTCGCGCGCAACGGATATTCGGTGTATGTCGTCGATTTTCCGGGCAGGGGCCGCGCAGGGTTTGATCCAAGCATTATCAACCAGGCGAAGCTTGAAAACAATGCGAGCCTGCTTCCCGCTATTCGACGCACAACAGAAGAGGCGGCGTGGACGACGTTTCGCTTCGGCCCTGCGCTCGGGGTTACATATCCCGGCCTCCAATATCCAGTTAAGAACGTAGACGGATTTGACGCCCAGGGCGTTCCCTACACCGAAGTCACGCTGCAGGGGGGCGCTCTGACGCAGGGACCACAGGCGCTGGTCGCCTTGCTGGATCAGCTCGGCCCGGCAATCCTTCTCGTCCATTCGCAGTCCGGCCCCTTTGCTGACGCTGTCGTCGGGTTGCGTCCCGATCTGGTAAAGGCCGTGGTCAACATTGAGGGAAATCAGCTCACGATTCCGACGGCGCAACAGATTGCCGCCTATCGTGGTGTTCCGGATATCGAGCTGTTCGGGGATAATGTCATTGGAAACCCTGCCTCTACAGGCCAAGATCGTCTGAACGGCCGCACAGCGGTCTCCAAAGCGATCAATGCGGCGGGGGGGAGATCCGAGGTTGTCCAGCTTCCGATGGTCGGCCTACATGGCAACTGCCACATGATGATGCAGGACAAGAATAATCTCAAGGTCGCCGATTATTTGATGAAATGGCTGAAAAAGAACGTGAAGTTCGGGCGGAACGGCTAG
- a CDS encoding aldo/keto reductase — translation MRTVLYPDRAVSALGFSCVSLGSRVSEAQSRRLLDYAFDHGVTWYDVAPSDGDGDAETILGRFLAGRRDQVIVSAKVGPARPNPSRVMRLFSSFKRSALNAFPELAAVSLRALKAGHEREPLRPERIGSSVLDSLRRLKTDYLDVLALQNPSVEDCRNPAIGDALADVVVKGYVRRLAIAGSPDVIEAARETDLFPVVMIRNNPFERAIERVRAAPPGGHAEFLVVQSPLGKAYERLSHLLVGDGGRLASLASQLAYGPPFMTSEILLDYAFGNNPTGVVVAAMSQIAHIEQNCARATRAPRTDVVEFVNKTVLSAPAPRGFGLRP, via the coding sequence ATGCGAACGGTCCTATACCCCGACCGCGCCGTGTCGGCGTTGGGGTTCAGTTGCGTCAGCCTGGGTTCGCGCGTGTCGGAAGCGCAGTCGCGGCGCCTTCTCGATTATGCCTTTGACCACGGCGTGACATGGTATGACGTCGCGCCGTCTGACGGCGATGGCGACGCCGAGACGATCCTTGGGCGCTTCCTCGCCGGGCGGCGGGATCAGGTCATCGTTTCGGCGAAGGTCGGCCCGGCCCGGCCAAATCCGTCCCGCGTCATGCGGCTTTTTTCATCCTTCAAACGCAGCGCCCTCAACGCCTTTCCCGAGCTTGCGGCCGTGTCCCTGCGCGCTCTGAAGGCGGGCCACGAGCGCGAGCCGCTGCGCCCGGAACGAATCGGATCCTCGGTCCTCGACAGTTTGCGGCGGCTTAAAACCGACTATCTCGATGTGCTGGCGCTGCAAAATCCGAGCGTCGAGGATTGCCGCAATCCGGCGATCGGCGACGCCCTCGCCGATGTGGTCGTCAAGGGCTATGTGCGCCGCCTCGCGATCGCTGGCAGTCCGGACGTGATCGAGGCTGCCCGGGAAACCGATCTGTTTCCTGTCGTCATGATCCGGAACAATCCGTTCGAGCGTGCGATCGAGCGCGTTCGCGCCGCCCCGCCCGGGGGACATGCGGAATTTCTCGTGGTGCAAAGCCCGCTCGGAAAGGCCTATGAGCGGCTGTCGCATCTGCTGGTCGGCGACGGCGGCCGGCTGGCGTCGCTGGCGTCGCAGCTCGCCTATGGGCCGCCCTTCATGACCAGCGAGATTTTGCTCGACTACGCCTTCGGCAATAATCCGACCGGCGTCGTCGTCGCCGCCATGTCGCAGATCGCCCATATCGAGCAGAATTGCGCGCGGGCGACGCGGGCGCCGCGCACGGATGTCGTTGAATTCGTAAATAAGACGGTATTATCCGCCCCCGCGCCAAGAGGCTTTGGCCTGCGGCCGTAA
- a CDS encoding acetyltransferase: protein MKILDARSTRPLEGGPTYSVANRAFRASWILTWVLLASWTPPLMHGWRRMLLRLFGAKIASNAAVYGTVKVWYPPHLDVGRFAVLGPGVNVYCVEKITIQDYAIVSQGANLCSAGHDVEDAFFQTVARPVTIGRRAWVAAEAFVGPGVTLGEGAVLGARGCAFRDLAPWTIYGGNPARMLKPRSLRFDEDGAGENIPRAAE from the coding sequence ATGAAAATACTCGACGCACGATCGACCCGGCCGCTCGAGGGCGGCCCGACCTATTCGGTGGCGAACCGCGCTTTTCGGGCGAGTTGGATCCTGACCTGGGTCCTCCTGGCCTCCTGGACGCCGCCACTGATGCATGGGTGGCGGCGCATGCTTCTTCGCCTGTTTGGCGCGAAGATCGCCTCGAATGCGGCAGTCTATGGCACGGTCAAGGTGTGGTATCCGCCGCATCTCGACGTCGGGCGCTTCGCCGTGCTTGGCCCCGGCGTGAATGTCTATTGCGTCGAGAAAATCACCATTCAGGACTACGCCATTGTGTCGCAGGGCGCCAATTTGTGCTCCGCCGGCCATGACGTTGAGGACGCGTTCTTCCAGACCGTCGCGCGCCCGGTCACCATCGGCCGGCGCGCCTGGGTCGCCGCCGAGGCCTTTGTCGGTCCCGGCGTCACCCTCGGGGAAGGAGCCGTGCTCGGCGCGCGGGGCTGCGCCTTCCGCGATCTCGCGCCCTGGACGATCTATGGCGGCAACCCCGCCCGGATGCTGAAGCCGCGCAGTCTGCGCTTCGACGAAGACGGCGCCGGGGAAAATATCCCCCGCGCCGCGGAATGA